In Nicotiana tabacum cultivar K326 chromosome 17, ASM71507v2, whole genome shotgun sequence, one DNA window encodes the following:
- the LOC107828436 gene encoding karrikin insensitive 2 receptor IA-like, whose translation MGIVEEAHNVKVVGSGEKTIVLGHGFGTDQSVWKQLVPYLVDEYRVVLYDNMGAGPTNPDYFDFDRHSSLEGYAYDLLAILEELQISCCMYLGHSLSAMTGVVASIFRPDLFSKLILVSASPRFINTDDYYGGFELKDIEQLCQAMESNYKAWVSGFAPLVVGGDMDSVAVQEFSRTLFNMRPDIALSVFRTVFTFDLRHFLSCVTVPCHIIQSSMDVAVPVAVAQYLHRNLGGKSIVEIISNIEGHLPHLSAPEATIPVLLRHISHDIYNSDAA comes from the exons ATGGGAATAGTTGAAGAAGCTCACAACGTTAAAGTTGTAGGCTCAGGCGAGAAGACCATAGTCCTCGGCCATGGCTTCGGCACTGATCAATCTGTTTGGAAACAACTTGTCCCTTACCTCGTCGATGAATATCGAGTTGTACTTTACGACAACATGGGTGCTGGACCGACCAATCCTGATTACTTCGATTTTGATCGACACTCTTCCCTTGAAGGTTATGCCTACGATTTACTTGCTATTTTAGAGGAGCTTCAAATCAGTTGTTGTATGTATTTAGGACATTCCTTATCTGCTATGACCGGTGTTGTTGCTTCCATATTTCGTCCTGACCTCTTCTCCAAACTCATCCTTGTTTCTGCTTCCCCAAG GTTCATAAATACAGATGACTATTATGGAGGATTCGAGCTGAAAGATATAGAGCAACTATGCCAGGCAATGGAGTCGAACTACAAGGCATGGGTATCTGGGTTTGCGCCATTAGTGGTGGGAGGTGACATGGATTCAGTGGCAGTACAAGAATTCAGCAGGACATTGTTCAACATGAGACCTGACATAGCACTTAGCGTTTTCCGCACCGTTTTCACGTTTGACCTAAGGCATTTTCTGTCCTGTGTTACTGTGCCTTGCCATATAATTCAGAGTTCAATGGACGTGGCGGTGCCGGTGGCAGTTGCCCAATATTTACACCGGAATCTGGGCGGCAAGTCTATTGTGGAGATCATCTCAAATATAGAAGGTCATCTTCCGCATTTGAGCGCTCCTGAGGCTACTATTCCCGTGTTGCTTCGACACATTTCTCATGACATATATAACTCTGATGCTGCTTAA